The Mycosarcoma maydis chromosome 12, whole genome shotgun sequence nucleotide sequence AAATTCAGAAGTGAGTTTCTTGACGTACTCCTTTTCCGTCTCGTTCTTGCGACGCTTTCGGAACTCTTTAACGGCGTACAGCTTTTCGGTGGATCGATCCCACTTGTGCGCCAGACGCACTACGGCGGTGGCACCTTTGCCGATCGCAGCTTTTTCGCAGACACCGTACTTCTTGAGCAGACTGGCGGTCTCGCCTCCCGCTGTGCTACCGCCCTTCTTGCTGCCTCCGTCCGACTTGTTGCCGTGGCTGGCGCTGGAGCCACGGCGCGAGAGTTTGGGAGCACTGCCCATGATCATGTCGCGTAGCGTCGAGCTAGCGGTGGACTTGgcatcaccatccttgcccttgtccgatttcttgctcgacttgTCGGGCTTAGCTTTGGCATCCCAGTCGCGCAGCGCTGCTACGGTGAGACGGCTGCCTTCGGTGGCACCAGCGTCCTTGGAACTGGACTCGGATTTGCCGTCCTTGCGCTTGATGGAGACGTTGCGGCTGGGAGGCTGGCTGCCAGGTGGACTTGTCACGTTCATGGCCTGGAATCcggaagcgagcgcagcctcatccacctcgttGCGAGGGCTCAGGGGAGGCGTGGAGCCTCTGCTGAGCGAAGGTGATCGCATGGGCGACACGTGGCCGCTGGCCTGCTGGCTCGCTGCAGTGCGAGGCGATAGGCGTTCGCGGCTGGGGCTGCTGgcgacagcagcctcggcgttggccttgtccttgtccttgtcggAGTGACCGCCACCGGCACCGGAGAGCATGCGGCGGAACATGCCCTTGGACTCTTTCTCCTTGGGCTTTTCCTTGTTCTCGCCGCCGCTGTTGGACGGAAGGCGCGTGGGCTCTGCGTGAGGTTGAGGGCGTGGGGAAGAGGCAAAAGTGGCGTTGGTAGGACCGGAGAGCGTGTTGTGGCTGAGCTTGGTGGAGGCGGGTGCCTTGCTGGGTGACATGGCGCGGGGAGGCGGCGATGAGGGACGCAAAGCAGCAGTagtggcggcggcggcagcggcagtaGCATTGGCCTGCGCTGATGTACCCGCAGATGGACGTCTGGAGGAAACGAGCGAGGGTGGGTTGGTGCTAGCAGCCGAGCCATCGAGCTGGCCGCCGACCTGGGCAAAGCTGGGCGAGGCGAGCTGGGCACGAATGTCGTAGGGACTGTTTTCACGTgtgagctcgagacgagcagcgagacCATCGGGGCCCTCTGCTTCGAGGCCATGCTTGACAATGGTCTGGTCCTTGCTCTGAAGACCACTGAGGCGGTGCTTGGGGTAGCGATCGCGGTCGGGGGATGGAGGACGAGAGAGATTGGACTCGGTCTCGCTATCGGAAAAGACGAGGAGTTCGCGAGCGCGGATCTCGCGCTCTTCGGTGGGGACGCGAACGCTTCCCTCGCGGATGGCGGCCTGGATGCGATCGGAATAGGGGGTGGCCATGAGAGGTTTGGGTTCGCAGTTGGCGAGAATTGTAGATGGCTTAGTGTtggaagcggcagcaggagcagcaggagcgcCGTTGGGTTTGGATGCTGtgggaggaggaggaggaggagcagcagcagcagcagcagagggCGTGGGAGTATCG carries:
- a CDS encoding uncharacterized protein (related to serine/threonine protein kinase) is translated as MADNITLTEDATLEGGNPPKEPGDTPTPSAAAAAAPPPPPPTASKPNGAPAAPAAASNTKPSTILANCEPKPLMATPYSDRIQAAIREGSVRVPTEEREIRARELLVFSDSETESNLSRPPSPDRDRYPKHRLSGLQSKDQTIVKHGLEAEGPDGLAARLELTRENSPYDIRAQLASPSFAQVGGQLDGSAASTNPPSLVSSRRPSAGTSAQANATAAAAAATTAALRPSSPPPRAMSPSKAPASTKLSHNTLSGPTNATFASSPRPQPHAEPTRLPSNSGGENKEKPKEKESKGMFRRMLSGAGGGHSDKDKDKANAEAAVASSPSRERLSPRTAASQQASGHVSPMRSPSLSRGSTPPLSPRNEVDEAALASGFQAMNVTSPPGSQPPSRNVSIKRKDGKSESSSKDAGATEGSRLTVAALRDWDAKAKPDKSSKKSDKGKDGDAKSTASSTLRDMIMGSAPKLSRRGSSASHGNKSDGGSKKGGSTAGGETASLLKKYGVCEKAAIGKGATAVVRLAHKWDRSTEKLYAVKEFRKRRKNETEKEYVKKLTSEFCISSTLHHINIVETVDLVQDENRHWCEVMEYCPGGDLYAAIKRGGMSQAEVECSFKQILNGIFYLHSMGVAHRDIKPENLLLDGHGHIKITDFGVSDVFRMCWEKSTHYSKGLCGSEPYIAPEQFEKKEYDARLVDVWAAAVVFYCMQFQELPWRVAKMSDPTFKEYVQSYLSSPAPSPLSNLSPRDCRPLLKKMLCPDPKGRWTMDEVLKDPWLMSVPICEEGKQNDHTHSSAPTNSS